The Myxococcales bacterium genome has a segment encoding these proteins:
- a CDS encoding type II secretion system protein GspG, protein MTSKINKARLGASIVESAAGWYRLDEKVCPQDVAILISKKYLLPTHLDPWRNHYLILCPDGDGQIIAFSRGPDGVVGTEDDVYPTQDPHRR, encoded by the coding sequence TTGACTTCAAAGATCAACAAGGCCCGTCTGGGTGCTTCAATCGTTGAAAGCGCCGCTGGCTGGTATCGCCTCGACGAGAAGGTCTGCCCGCAGGACGTGGCGATCTTGATCTCCAAAAAGTACCTTCTCCCGACCCACCTAGACCCGTGGCGGAATCACTATCTCATCCTCTGTCCCGATGGAGACGGGCAAATCATTGCCTTCTCACGAGGGCCGGATGGCGTGGTTGGAACAGAAGACGACGTATACCCCACACAAGATCCGCACCGACGCTAA
- a CDS encoding DUF2075 domain-containing protein, whose product MAQIEDALQTGQRRIVFVSGAPGAGKTLVGLKLAFSAQLREQAVFVTGNAPLVDVLCHALQGSYKRASRRAGISGYAKEQARHVRATPLSRSSERTTTWATAAAISTPPKSAA is encoded by the coding sequence ATGGCCCAGATCGAAGACGCCCTGCAAACCGGCCAGCGGCGCATCGTGTTCGTTTCGGGCGCGCCCGGCGCAGGCAAAACCCTGGTGGGGCTCAAGCTGGCCTTCAGCGCCCAGCTTCGCGAGCAGGCCGTGTTCGTCACCGGCAACGCTCCCCTTGTCGATGTGCTTTGCCACGCTCTGCAGGGCTCGTACAAACGGGCCTCTCGTCGCGCTGGTATCAGCGGCTATGCCAAGGAGCAGGCCCGGCACGTGCGGGCAACTCCACTTTCACGATCGTCAGAGCGCACAACTACCTGGGCGACCGCGGCTGCCATCTCGACACCGCCCAAGAGCGCGGCGTAG
- a CDS encoding DUF2075 domain-containing protein, with translation MQRGHLAHSLRYYRNASIERRAHAVLEDQPDTARQIAAELDAHGNTVYLTRSLAHAKQWAQQRRLVAERAGMIASAQGRRLPAVGIHVQ, from the coding sequence TTGCAGCGCGGACACCTGGCCCACTCCCTGCGCTACTACCGCAACGCCAGCATTGAGAGGAGGGCGCACGCCGTTCTCGAGGACCAGCCCGACACCGCCCGCCAGATCGCAGCCGAGCTCGATGCCCACGGCAACACCGTTTACCTGACCCGCTCGCTGGCCCACGCCAAACAGTGGGCCCAACAACGACGCCTGGTCGCCGAACGCGCCGGCATGATCGCCTCGGCCCAGGGCCGGCGCCTACCCGCCGTCGGCATTCATGTCCAATAG
- a CDS encoding type IV toxin-antitoxin system AbiEi family antitoxin domain-containing protein, whose protein sequence is MRARDLDAAAIPRAYLKRLCDRGLLEQIDRGLYRLADAPVTEQSSLAEVSKRVPHAVICLLSALQAHGMTTEVPHAVWVLIDRHARMPKVTAPALEVVRASEKALEHGVETRVIDGVKVLLTTPAKTVADCFRFRRHVGLEVALAALKDYLRKHKGSIDALVEAARADRIYSFMRPYLEALA, encoded by the coding sequence GTGCGCGCTCGGGACCTCGACGCCGCCGCCATCCCGCGGGCCTACCTCAAGCGGCTCTGCGACCGCGGCCTGCTCGAGCAGATCGACCGCGGGCTCTACCGGCTCGCCGACGCGCCGGTGACCGAGCAGAGCTCGCTTGCCGAGGTGAGCAAGCGCGTCCCGCACGCGGTCATCTGCCTGCTCAGTGCGCTGCAGGCCCACGGCATGACGACTGAGGTCCCACACGCTGTCTGGGTGCTCATCGACCGGCACGCACGCATGCCCAAGGTCACCGCACCGGCGCTCGAGGTCGTCCGCGCGAGCGAGAAGGCCCTGGAGCATGGTGTCGAGACGCGCGTCATCGACGGTGTGAAGGTGCTGCTCACGACGCCCGCGAAAACCGTCGCCGACTGCTTTCGATTCCGCCGTCACGTCGGGCTCGAGGTCGCGCTCGCCGCGCTCAAGGACTACCTACGAAAGCACAAGGGCAGCATCGATGCGCTCGTCGAAGCCGCCCGCGCCGATCGCATCTATTCGTTCATGCGGCCGTACCTCGAGGCGCTCGCGTGA
- a CDS encoding peptidoglycan-binding protein produces the protein MLWQFFLTRLRARPDAKFSTAALVLDGIFGKETRRATVAFQLRFNLRPDGVVGPKTYGAARELGFGKDRVEGHLAPFLGPFANPIGSSPPPMLASPEGAAAPAPAPGSKNTRGVSWRRLRAESWTTLPGVMKGLTGSNSVFQLLRDGAGDYIYDEYSVVVEVMPADKTAEQFLADMAMDLNGTINNPDFDTINVFRRRRKGSPEVGEIIDIDILGPENGSVMLVERAPDHFVFQTVDCEPYGSHPENGSREFGFERLGGGRFRFYTRGVSRPGNFITRLAGAIPQRKGWTNLMLGIAAGINRLGGRSPGQVRIAKENRPE, from the coding sequence TTGCTGTGGCAATTCTTCCTCACACGCTTGAGGGCACGGCCGGATGCGAAGTTTTCGACGGCTGCCCTCGTGCTTGACGGCATCTTCGGCAAGGAGACCCGTCGGGCGACAGTCGCATTCCAGCTCCGTTTCAATCTGAGACCGGATGGCGTCGTGGGTCCGAAGACGTACGGGGCTGCCCGGGAGCTTGGGTTTGGTAAGGACCGGGTCGAGGGCCACCTCGCTCCGTTCTTGGGACCATTCGCAAACCCGATCGGTTCTTCGCCTCCGCCTATGCTCGCAAGCCCGGAGGGGGCTGCTGCGCCGGCTCCGGCTCCGGGAAGTAAGAACACGCGGGGCGTGTCATGGAGGCGATTGCGGGCGGAGTCTTGGACGACTCTGCCAGGGGTCATGAAGGGCCTCACCGGTTCTAATTCGGTGTTTCAGCTCCTGCGAGATGGTGCGGGCGACTACATTTATGACGAGTACTCGGTGGTGGTTGAAGTCATGCCGGCGGACAAGACGGCAGAGCAGTTCCTGGCGGATATGGCGATGGACCTTAATGGAACGATCAACAATCCAGACTTCGACACGATCAACGTGTTCAGGCGACGTAGGAAGGGCTCTCCGGAAGTGGGAGAAATCATCGACATCGACATCCTGGGCCCCGAGAACGGGTCCGTCATGCTGGTGGAGAGGGCACCCGACCATTTCGTTTTCCAAACCGTCGACTGCGAGCCGTACGGATCGCATCCTGAAAACGGCTCTCGGGAGTTTGGATTTGAGCGGCTGGGTGGTGGTCGCTTCCGCTTCTATACTCGCGGGGTGAGCCGGCCTGGAAATTTCATCACTCGACTGGCTGGCGCCATTCCTCAACGGAAGGGCTGGACGAATTTGATGCTCGGGATCGCCGCAGGAATCAACAGGCTTGGCGGACGTTCCCCCGGTCAGGTGCGGATTGCGAAGGAGAACCGGCCCGAATGA
- a CDS encoding S8/S53 family peptidase: protein MLPWLALWAGCGDDENVAGSPGALTVLVVDQGIDPQLPAFQGKTVAGYTLSCVEQAEASGFPDPFAGQANPDASASSPDAGASDGGASVDGGGGEGREDLKAAILKALMVPDESCRLSPGLDAIGSPLADQEAQRSAWNRKVRTDVDITEDPLLAIADERLADGAFHGTSTAGIIAHDNASVRLVLVNRRFADIGEIASSLGCPEQSEIDLATALLTDPEIRRAATIQPRGQSERALVQAMIDHRVDLVNQSFGPLSRYGFEQLLTAVGCKKALELRPYFAALSDLTADADAYLPTPRALVIRAAGNEGAYLMDSGDGFDCRGARPLFSLVGSYGPTGQKSDFTNFGPCVDVFAPGEAVAAPVPGDWWMPQFGTSFAAPLVVRLLSKIMPHEPFDGAEALRRLHALRRPNNSIPRPEFPEELLYLPGRPSPLALKTSADPPARAPAVSQEQLHRIVRPLRWARQRR from the coding sequence ATGCTCCCATGGCTCGCTCTTTGGGCGGGATGTGGCGACGATGAAAACGTGGCCGGCAGCCCCGGCGCCCTCACGGTGCTGGTGGTGGACCAGGGCATCGACCCGCAACTGCCGGCGTTTCAAGGGAAGACGGTTGCCGGCTACACCCTCTCCTGCGTCGAGCAGGCAGAGGCCTCCGGCTTCCCAGATCCCTTTGCCGGTCAGGCCAACCCAGATGCGTCCGCCTCGAGTCCAGACGCCGGCGCCAGCGATGGCGGCGCTTCCGTCGATGGTGGCGGGGGTGAAGGACGCGAGGATCTCAAGGCGGCCATCCTGAAGGCCCTCATGGTACCGGACGAGAGCTGCCGTTTGTCCCCGGGACTCGACGCGATCGGGTCGCCCCTGGCGGACCAGGAAGCGCAACGGAGCGCATGGAACAGGAAGGTGCGGACCGACGTGGACATCACGGAGGATCCCCTCCTCGCGATCGCCGACGAGCGGCTGGCCGATGGCGCTTTTCACGGCACCAGCACGGCAGGCATCATCGCGCACGACAATGCATCGGTGAGGTTGGTGCTCGTGAATCGTCGGTTCGCCGACATCGGCGAAATTGCCTCTTCGCTGGGGTGCCCGGAGCAATCAGAGATTGACCTGGCGACGGCGCTCCTCACCGATCCCGAGATTCGTCGTGCCGCCACCATCCAACCCCGGGGCCAGAGCGAGCGCGCTTTGGTACAGGCCATGATCGACCACCGGGTCGATCTCGTGAACCAAAGTTTTGGTCCTCTGTCGCGTTATGGGTTCGAGCAGCTCCTGACCGCGGTGGGTTGCAAAAAAGCGCTCGAGCTTCGCCCGTATTTTGCGGCCCTGAGCGACCTGACCGCTGATGCGGACGCCTACCTGCCAACGCCCCGGGCGCTGGTGATCCGGGCGGCCGGCAACGAGGGTGCCTACCTCATGGACTCCGGCGATGGCTTCGACTGTCGCGGTGCCCGTCCTCTGTTCTCGCTGGTGGGAAGCTACGGGCCCACGGGCCAAAAAAGCGACTTCACCAACTTTGGACCCTGCGTGGATGTTTTCGCCCCCGGGGAGGCGGTTGCCGCTCCGGTTCCCGGAGATTGGTGGATGCCACAATTCGGAACCAGCTTCGCGGCCCCGCTGGTCGTGCGTTTGCTCTCGAAGATCATGCCGCACGAACCGTTCGATGGCGCCGAAGCGCTTCGCCGTTTACACGCCCTTCGCCGGCCCAACAACAGCATCCCAAGACCCGAGTTCCCCGAAGAGTTGCTCTACTTGCCGGGGCGGCCGTCGCCGCTTGCCCTCAAAACGAGCGCTGACCCGCCTGCTCGCGCACCCGCCGTATCTCAAGAGCAGCTGCATCGGATCGTGCGACCTCTTCGTTGGGCGCGGCAACGGCGGTGA
- a CDS encoding radical SAM protein, which translates to MMTPPRRLPIAPHASPGARHLPLLAEARALDRETRPIYAVWEITLRCDLACRHCGSRAGHERPDELDTQGCLDLVAQMAALGVMEVTLIGGEAYLRPDWLEIVSAVRAAGMTCGMTTGGRSFDEARAQAAAKAGLQSVSVSIDGLEATHDRLRGVSGSHRAAIAALARVREAGMAASVNTQINRLSLPELPQILESVIAAGAKAWQLQLTVAMGRGADDPDLLLQPYELLALFPVLAACKRRCDEAGVRLFPGNNIGYFGPYETVLRGAYPKGHAASCGAGCGTLGIEANGAIKGCPSLHSEPWTGGNIRDHSLRDIWERSARLRYIRDRTVDDLWGFCRTCYYADDCRAGCTWTSTSLLGRPGNNPLCHHRALEHQKLGQRERLVQIESAPGQPFDHGRFEIIVETLDP; encoded by the coding sequence ATGATGACGCCCCCGCGCCGTTTGCCCATCGCGCCCCACGCTTCACCCGGAGCCCGGCATTTGCCGTTGCTGGCCGAAGCGCGGGCGCTCGATCGCGAGACGAGGCCCATCTACGCGGTCTGGGAGATCACGCTTCGCTGTGATCTGGCCTGCCGGCATTGCGGGTCGCGCGCGGGCCACGAGCGCCCCGATGAGCTCGACACCCAGGGCTGCCTGGACCTCGTGGCGCAGATGGCGGCGCTGGGCGTGATGGAGGTGACGCTCATTGGCGGTGAAGCGTACCTCCGGCCCGACTGGCTCGAGATCGTGAGCGCCGTCAGGGCCGCGGGCATGACGTGTGGCATGACCACCGGCGGCCGTAGCTTCGACGAAGCGCGCGCGCAAGCGGCCGCCAAGGCCGGGCTGCAATCGGTGAGTGTGTCGATTGATGGCCTGGAAGCCACCCATGATCGCTTGCGGGGCGTGAGCGGTTCTCACCGTGCGGCGATCGCCGCGCTTGCCCGGGTGCGCGAGGCGGGCATGGCGGCGTCCGTGAACACCCAAATCAACCGCTTGTCCCTGCCCGAGCTTCCCCAGATCCTGGAAAGCGTGATCGCCGCAGGTGCAAAGGCCTGGCAACTTCAGCTCACGGTGGCGATGGGGCGAGGCGCTGACGATCCGGACCTCCTCCTTCAACCCTACGAGCTGCTCGCGCTGTTTCCCGTGCTCGCCGCCTGCAAGCGGCGCTGCGACGAAGCCGGTGTTCGCCTTTTCCCCGGCAACAACATCGGATACTTCGGACCTTACGAGACGGTGCTCCGCGGGGCCTACCCCAAGGGGCACGCCGCTTCTTGTGGGGCGGGCTGTGGCACCTTGGGCATCGAAGCCAATGGCGCCATCAAGGGCTGCCCGTCGCTGCATTCCGAGCCCTGGACCGGGGGCAACATTCGCGACCACAGCCTGCGCGACATCTGGGAACGCTCGGCGCGCTTGCGCTACATCCGGGATCGGACCGTGGACGACCTCTGGGGCTTTTGCCGGACCTGCTATTACGCCGACGATTGCCGTGCAGGTTGCACCTGGACCAGCACGAGCCTCCTCGGACGTCCCGGGAACAACCCCCTGTGCCATCACCGCGCGCTCGAGCACCAGAAGTTGGGCCAGCGAGAGCGCCTCGTTCAGATAGAGTCTGCCCCCGGTCAGCCCTTCGACCACGGCCGCTTCGAAATCATTGTGGAGACCCTTGACCCATGA
- a CDS encoding dihydroorotase, giving the protein MSEAVDLLIRGGTCVSPSGRSKADVAAQAGRISAVGALGSVKARQVVDARNLYVLPGVIDSQVHFREPGLSHKEDLTTGTAAAALGGVTTVFEMPNTQPATLDAHAFTDKVARSCGRVHVNIGFFIGAASENAHTLGALETLPGCVGVKVFMGSSTGSLLVPDDQTLQDVLRSGRRRVAVHAEDEPRLRERAHLVRQSNAHVSMHPLWRDEESALRATQRALTVARRAARPLHILHVTTAEEISLLQAHRDLATVEVTPQHLTLSAPECYERLGTLAQMNPPLREDRHRQALWHAVTSGLVDAIGSDHAPHTWQEKQRPYPDSPSGMPGVQTLLALMLDHVAAGRLSLERLVELVCAGPARLYGATTKGVLAPGHDADLTLVDLGARRRIENAQMASRCGFTPFDGMTVTGWPVATIVSGRLVMQDGELLGAPSGRIVSFR; this is encoded by the coding sequence ATGAGCGAAGCCGTGGACCTTCTCATCCGCGGGGGGACTTGTGTCTCCCCTTCCGGTCGCAGCAAAGCCGACGTCGCCGCTCAAGCGGGCCGCATCAGTGCCGTGGGCGCGCTGGGTTCCGTGAAAGCCCGGCAGGTCGTCGACGCTCGCAACCTTTACGTGCTTCCCGGGGTCATCGACTCGCAGGTGCACTTTCGAGAACCGGGACTTTCACACAAGGAAGATCTCACCACCGGCACCGCGGCGGCGGCTCTCGGCGGTGTGACGACGGTGTTCGAGATGCCGAACACCCAGCCCGCCACACTCGACGCCCACGCCTTCACGGACAAGGTCGCGCGCAGCTGCGGGCGGGTTCATGTCAACATCGGCTTCTTCATCGGTGCGGCCTCCGAGAACGCTCACACCCTGGGTGCCCTCGAGACGCTGCCAGGGTGTGTGGGGGTCAAGGTGTTCATGGGAAGCTCGACGGGAAGCCTTTTGGTGCCCGATGACCAAACACTGCAGGACGTGCTGCGATCGGGCCGACGCCGCGTGGCCGTACACGCAGAGGATGAACCCAGATTGCGCGAGCGGGCGCACCTGGTGCGGCAAAGCAACGCTCACGTGTCCATGCACCCGCTGTGGCGCGATGAAGAATCGGCTCTGCGGGCCACCCAGCGGGCCTTGACCGTGGCCCGCAGGGCCGCGCGGCCTCTGCACATCCTTCACGTGACCACGGCCGAAGAGATTTCGCTCCTGCAAGCGCACCGCGACCTCGCGACCGTCGAGGTCACGCCCCAACACCTGACGCTGAGCGCACCGGAATGCTACGAGCGACTTGGCACCTTGGCGCAAATGAACCCTCCCCTTCGCGAGGATCGCCATCGGCAGGCGCTCTGGCACGCAGTGACGTCTGGCCTGGTCGACGCCATTGGCTCCGATCACGCCCCACACACCTGGCAAGAGAAACAACGTCCCTACCCCGACAGCCCTTCGGGCATGCCGGGGGTTCAGACCCTGCTTGCTCTCATGCTCGACCACGTGGCGGCGGGACGGCTCTCGCTCGAACGCCTGGTGGAGCTCGTGTGCGCGGGTCCCGCCCGTCTTTACGGGGCCACGACGAAGGGGGTCCTGGCGCCTGGTCACGATGCGGATCTCACCCTCGTCGATCTGGGCGCCCGCAGGCGCATCGAAAACGCACAGATGGCGTCTCGCTGCGGCTTCACACCTTTTGACGGCATGACAGTCACGGGCTGGCCGGTGGCGACGATCGTATCGGGCCGCCTGGTGATGCAAGACGGTGAGCTTCTTGGCGCCCCTTCTGGACGGATCGTGTCGTTTCGCTGA
- a CDS encoding lysine N(6)-hydroxylase/L-ornithine N(5)-oxygenase family protein, protein MIDWIVVGGGPHGVHIATRLRSQLGIPASQLRIVDPEPRLLRRWTTNTERTGMRHLRSPAVHHLDISPFSLRNHVGRRRRAELLLGPYERPTLQLFNRHCEAVIAGAHLASCHVVARAQAIDLRADEVEVHTTVGSLRARKAVLALSACEQPAWPAWALQLAKQAPSRVVHVFGDPYPLPGPGAALRVTVVGGGITAAQTAMRLAREGHTPVTLISRHDLREHQFDSDPGWIGPKFMSRFSKEPDLAERRRLIREARHRGSMPTDVLKALRTGMKEGRILWRRGEVQAAHLEGPTGLVLKADTFSHTTDHVILATGFRPERPGSALVEQLVKTANLPCAPCGYPVVDPQLRWHSRLHVTGALAELELGPTARNLVGARAAGERIVRAEAA, encoded by the coding sequence ATGATCGACTGGATCGTCGTCGGCGGCGGCCCCCACGGCGTTCACATTGCCACGCGCCTGCGTTCTCAGCTGGGGATCCCGGCCTCTCAGCTGCGCATCGTGGACCCGGAACCCCGTCTGCTTCGAAGGTGGACGACGAACACGGAGAGGACGGGCATGCGTCACCTGCGTTCGCCCGCCGTACATCACCTCGACATCTCGCCTTTCTCGCTGCGCAACCACGTGGGCCGTCGCCGCCGCGCAGAGCTCTTGTTGGGTCCCTACGAACGCCCCACCTTGCAGCTCTTCAACCGCCACTGCGAGGCCGTGATCGCCGGAGCGCACCTGGCCAGTTGCCACGTCGTGGCCCGGGCGCAGGCCATCGACCTTCGCGCCGACGAGGTGGAAGTGCACACCACCGTTGGTTCCCTGCGGGCGCGCAAGGCCGTGTTGGCCCTCTCTGCCTGCGAGCAGCCCGCCTGGCCCGCATGGGCGCTACAGCTCGCGAAGCAGGCTCCTAGCCGGGTCGTTCACGTCTTCGGCGACCCGTATCCCCTACCCGGCCCCGGGGCTGCGCTTCGGGTCACGGTGGTGGGCGGGGGTATCACGGCCGCACAAACCGCGATGCGCCTCGCACGAGAGGGCCACACACCCGTTACGCTCATCTCGCGCCACGACCTCCGTGAGCATCAGTTCGACAGCGACCCGGGCTGGATCGGCCCCAAGTTCATGTCTCGCTTCAGCAAAGAGCCTGATCTCGCCGAGCGGCGTCGATTGATCAGGGAGGCGCGGCACAGGGGCTCGATGCCCACCGACGTTCTCAAGGCCCTACGCACTGGAATGAAGGAGGGCCGAATCCTGTGGCGACGTGGAGAGGTGCAAGCGGCGCACCTCGAGGGACCCACGGGCCTCGTGCTCAAGGCCGACACATTCAGTCACACCACCGACCACGTCATCCTGGCCACGGGGTTTCGCCCCGAACGCCCCGGCAGCGCCCTCGTCGAGCAGCTCGTGAAAACGGCGAACCTTCCTTGTGCGCCCTGCGGGTATCCCGTGGTCGACCCACAGCTGCGCTGGCACAGCCGGCTTCACGTCACGGGCGCGCTCGCGGAACTGGAGCTTGGACCCACCGCCCGCAACCTCGTGGGCGCCCGTGCCGCGGGAGAACGCATCGTGCGTGCAGAGGCGGCATGA
- a CDS encoding TonB-dependent receptor, with protein MPLDESETMIIEEEVPPTTATRMPIPKREVAATINDVSAQTVQERGQTTFVDALSNVAGVNPSLRYGGFDHLTIRGFGGTDFLILQDGFRDERHPVVGGEAPIGAMAGLDRIEVLKGPASVLYGVSALGGVINIIRKQPSALASYQAGIGMGNYDQRLAWLGATGPVATQLGSKLLYRLDLQTSSSEDFRGLEQRHAGATAALDFQPADAHRFTARLVFLKSFFNTDAGVPVSGGGLSRGVNVSNRYNSPFDALNYEDLRAQLSYSYRVSPTFSFHERFSISSVREPYFSTETLSVAAENPGQVVRETFGFNHHMRPMMGNQLELRWQGQALVEHTLVGGYDFNFFRNRSASGFGQLTPVDLLTARETQGAPDFAYLREGLDRRVMHGVFLSDQARLHDHWRLALGARLDAFSRYARRDTLDPATGERMLRGEPREDDLFAPSYRVGLVYLPSEWLSAYGSFNTSVKAALPSTLPTTPGNVKPEVGRQAELGLRVEPWRGLLSLNLAVFQISKSNLVVVRPPTVATGEPTFDQAGHARSRGAELDLAFHMGRFKVLGGYAYTDARFVRYESEGTNYADKRLPDVPKHTATFWGTYRTRLGFGAGLGGRLGGDAYTSRDNDVRMPRFFIADATLFYERGPARVQLNVRNLFDQNILTSSGRYFVATIYDRQITPGPPRVVSLQLQLHF; from the coding sequence ATGCCTCTCGACGAATCCGAGACGATGATCATCGAGGAAGAGGTGCCGCCGACCACGGCCACCCGAATGCCCATTCCCAAGCGCGAGGTTGCTGCAACGATCAACGACGTCAGCGCTCAAACGGTGCAGGAGCGGGGGCAGACCACATTTGTGGACGCATTGTCGAACGTGGCGGGGGTGAATCCCTCGTTGCGTTACGGGGGATTCGATCACCTCACGATCCGGGGCTTCGGTGGTACAGATTTTCTCATTCTGCAGGATGGCTTCCGGGACGAGCGCCATCCTGTGGTGGGAGGGGAAGCACCCATCGGGGCCATGGCAGGGTTGGACCGTATCGAGGTTCTCAAGGGCCCCGCATCCGTTCTCTACGGCGTCAGTGCGCTTGGCGGGGTCATCAACATCATCCGCAAGCAGCCCTCTGCTTTGGCGAGCTATCAGGCCGGCATCGGCATGGGAAACTACGATCAGCGGCTGGCCTGGCTCGGCGCCACGGGACCCGTTGCTACGCAGCTGGGGTCGAAACTACTGTACCGGCTGGATCTGCAAACCAGCTCCAGCGAAGACTTCCGCGGGCTCGAGCAACGGCACGCAGGCGCCACGGCTGCTCTTGATTTTCAGCCTGCAGATGCACACCGCTTCACGGCGCGCCTCGTGTTTCTCAAGAGCTTCTTCAACACCGACGCCGGCGTTCCCGTGTCCGGGGGAGGGCTCTCCCGCGGGGTGAACGTAAGCAATCGCTACAACAGCCCCTTCGACGCCCTGAACTACGAGGATCTGCGTGCCCAACTTTCCTATTCGTATCGGGTCAGCCCCACGTTCAGCTTTCATGAGCGCTTCTCGATCTCATCAGTGCGCGAGCCCTACTTCAGCACGGAGACGCTTTCCGTGGCCGCCGAGAACCCAGGGCAAGTCGTGCGCGAGACCTTCGGGTTCAACCATCACATGCGCCCCATGATGGGCAATCAGCTCGAGCTGCGGTGGCAAGGCCAGGCCTTGGTCGAGCACACCCTGGTGGGAGGCTACGACTTCAACTTCTTTCGCAATCGATCCGCTTCGGGGTTCGGCCAGCTGACCCCAGTGGACTTGCTGACAGCGAGGGAGACCCAGGGGGCACCCGATTTCGCCTACCTGCGCGAGGGTTTGGATCGGCGGGTGATGCACGGAGTGTTCCTTTCGGACCAGGCCCGCCTGCACGATCACTGGCGGCTGGCCCTGGGAGCCCGGCTGGATGCCTTTTCGCGATACGCACGGAGGGACACACTGGACCCCGCGACGGGCGAACGCATGCTGCGGGGCGAGCCGCGGGAGGACGACCTTTTTGCACCTTCGTACAGGGTGGGGCTGGTGTATCTGCCTTCGGAGTGGCTCTCAGCCTACGGCTCGTTCAACACGAGCGTCAAGGCTGCCTTGCCGTCCACGTTGCCCACAACCCCGGGCAACGTAAAGCCCGAAGTGGGTCGTCAGGCAGAGCTGGGGCTGCGTGTCGAGCCCTGGCGAGGTCTTCTCAGCTTGAATCTGGCCGTTTTCCAGATCAGCAAGAGCAACCTCGTGGTGGTGCGTCCGCCCACTGTCGCGACGGGCGAGCCCACATTCGATCAAGCCGGTCATGCGCGCTCGCGCGGGGCCGAGCTGGATCTCGCTTTCCACATGGGCAGGTTCAAGGTATTGGGCGGGTATGCGTACACAGACGCGCGCTTCGTCCGCTATGAATCCGAGGGGACGAACTACGCGGATAAACGCTTGCCCGACGTTCCGAAGCATACGGCCACCTTCTGGGGCACGTACCGAACCCGTCTCGGATTCGGGGCGGGCCTGGGCGGCCGGCTGGGCGGCGACGCCTACACGAGCCGCGACAACGACGTGCGTATGCCCCGTTTCTTCATCGCAGACGCAACGTTGTTCTACGAACGCGGCCCCGCGCGGGTTCAACTCAATGTACGCAACCTCTTTGATCAGAACATCCTCACGAGCAGCGGTCGGTACTTCGTGGCCACCATCTACGATCGGCAGATTACCCCCGGGCCCCCTCGCGTCGTGTCCCTGCAGCTCCAGCTCCACTTCTAA
- a CDS encoding energy transducer TonB: METLVPTDAVASASETEPSSPPGEPQGVGSEEAPGGLECGGGAEPSGPPLAPPPDVVPASVLAKQCVRCTPPSLPAHHRRPGVAVSLVVRMCLDETGRPVHVSLVEGLARDANEAVLSTVRTWLYRPYMSPRGPAPVCTRLRFVFVGR; the protein is encoded by the coding sequence ATGGAAACGCTGGTTCCGACCGATGCGGTGGCCTCCGCATCCGAAACAGAGCCCTCCTCGCCTCCGGGGGAGCCCCAGGGGGTAGGCAGCGAGGAGGCACCAGGTGGCCTCGAGTGTGGGGGGGGAGCGGAGCCGTCCGGGCCGCCGCTCGCGCCACCTCCCGACGTGGTTCCCGCATCCGTACTTGCAAAGCAGTGCGTGCGATGCACGCCCCCCAGCCTTCCTGCACACCACCGCCGTCCTGGTGTGGCGGTGTCGCTGGTGGTGCGGATGTGCTTGGACGAGACAGGGCGCCCGGTTCACGTGAGTCTCGTCGAGGGGCTTGCGCGTGATGCCAACGAGGCCGTGCTGTCGACCGTTCGCACGTGGCTCTACCGCCCCTACATGAGCCCACGCGGGCCGGCCCCCGTGTGCACCCGTTTGCGTTTTGTCTTCGTGGGTCGGTAG